A portion of the Fusobacterium nucleatum genome contains these proteins:
- a CDS encoding UDP-glucose 4-epimerase family protein, which yields MKKINLMITGASGFIGSNFIDKYKNEYNIIPVDLLKEKPENLSFDGVDCILHLAALVHQMKGAAKEKYFEVNTELTRRIAEKAKIEGVKHFVFYSTVKVYGYDGDLKNHNYVLNELSECNPKNDPYGESKWEAEKILKKLENDNFRVAIIRPPMVYGKGVKGNMESLIKLIKKSPILPFKYDKNKRSLVNINNLLYLTYLVINQQAQGIFLPLDEKNLSLKEIFEGIEEAIGIRRVNIRLFKPLFWMLTKLKPKIMLRLYGSLQFNNEKTKSEINYLPIISYKNGIKEAI from the coding sequence ATGAAGAAAATAAATCTTATGATAACAGGAGCAAGTGGATTTATCGGGAGTAATTTTATAGATAAATATAAAAATGAGTATAATATAATTCCTGTTGATTTATTAAAGGAAAAGCCAGAAAATTTAAGTTTTGATGGAGTTGACTGTATTCTACATTTAGCCGCTTTAGTGCATCAAATGAAGGGAGCCGCTAAAGAAAAATATTTTGAAGTAAATACAGAATTAACTAGAAGAATTGCTGAAAAAGCAAAAATAGAAGGAGTTAAACATTTCGTTTTTTATAGTACTGTAAAAGTATATGGTTATGATGGAGATTTAAAAAATCATAATTATGTGTTAAATGAACTTTCTGAATGTAATCCTAAAAATGATCCTTATGGTGAGAGTAAATGGGAAGCTGAAAAGATATTAAAAAAATTAGAAAATGATAATTTTAGAGTCGCAATTATAAGACCACCAATGGTTTATGGAAAAGGTGTAAAAGGAAATATGGAGAGCTTAATAAAATTAATAAAAAAAAGCCCAATACTTCCTTTTAAATATGATAAAAATAAAAGAAGTTTAGTGAATATTAATAACTTATTGTATTTGACATATTTAGTTATAAATCAACAAGCACAGGGGATATTTCTTCCACTTGATGAAAAAAATTTATCTTTAAAAGAAATATTTGAGGGGATAGAAGAAGCAATAGGTATAAGAAGAGTAAATATAAGATTATTTAAACCATTGTTTTGGATGTTAACTAAATTAAAACCAAAAATTATGTTAAGATTATATGGTAGCTTACAATTTAATAATGAAAAAACAAAATCAGAAATTAATTATCTACCCATAATATCATATAAAAATGGAATAAAAGAAGCTATATAA
- a CDS encoding sugar transferase gives MFFKRLFDIVASFIGIIVFFPLMLLIGIIIKLTSKGPVIFKQKRLTKGMKEFTILKFRSMKVDFDKGAVGIQVKGSSQSITPIGKFIRKTKLDELPQLFNIIMGDMSFIGPRPELPRRLKYYLEEDKRVFLVRSGISSPASIIFSDEEYLMNQVKEPEKFYLEQVMPYKIKLNLYYIKTRSFWSDMFLIVATFLKMINKIEDKSIVKDEQLLLEKQEIKKKVGIEY, from the coding sequence ATGTTTTTTAAAAGATTGTTTGATATAGTTGCATCTTTTATTGGAATAATTGTATTTTTTCCATTAATGTTACTTATAGGAATAATTATAAAATTGACATCAAAAGGACCAGTTATATTTAAACAGAAACGTCTGACAAAAGGAATGAAAGAATTTACAATATTAAAATTTAGAAGCATGAAAGTAGACTTTGATAAAGGAGCTGTTGGAATTCAAGTAAAAGGAAGTAGCCAGTCTATAACTCCTATTGGTAAATTTATAAGAAAAACAAAGTTAGATGAATTGCCACAATTATTTAATATAATTATGGGAGATATGAGTTTTATAGGACCAAGACCTGAATTACCTAGAAGATTAAAGTATTATTTAGAAGAAGATAAAAGAGTTTTTTTGGTAAGAAGTGGAATTTCTTCTCCAGCTAGTATAATTTTTTCTGATGAAGAATATTTAATGAATCAGGTTAAAGAACCAGAAAAATTTTACTTAGAACAAGTTATGCCTTATAAAATAAAATTAAACTTATATTATATAAAGACAAGAAGTTTTTGGAGTGATATGTTTTTGATAGTAGCAACATTTTTGAAAATGATAAATAAAATAGAAGATAAAAGTATTGTCAAAGATGAACAGTTGTTGTTAGAAAAACAAGAAATAAAGAAAAAGGTGGGGATTGAATATTAA
- a CDS encoding EpsG family protein, producing MSGYIICISFCFIMKLINKKELKNVTLIFLTLFAGLRFNVGADYLSYEYLFNMIKSNQQTRMELLYWFLNKISPNYVVLCIITTFLSLYLIFKFINYLDKNNFYFILFGYFSIYYLQWNLSTIRQGLAISVFLYSTIFLFEKKYEKYLFFVLLGGLFHKSLFLAIFLYPIFKYKIKDKYLIMIFLILFVFKRELFEVLEFFILKYKISYSSYILGFVKKQLINPGVTKTYIIRALIYLFLFYLSKKKSAKSDYKLYVIKKVACFLMISNFILQSYGIAIRAIKPYEIFIILSFFYLIKYFTRFSLLVKQVAIMFINIGYFFYYINAGPMYYPYETIFSKKDYEYKSVKLHPIKYYKTRKVFEEEGYSQEEIDEFYRERGVIK from the coding sequence ATGTCTGGATATATTATATGTATTTCTTTTTGTTTTATCATGAAGTTAATAAATAAAAAAGAATTAAAAAATGTGACATTAATCTTTCTTACACTATTTGCTGGATTAAGATTTAATGTAGGAGCAGATTATTTATCTTATGAGTATCTTTTTAATATGATAAAATCTAATCAACAAACAAGAATGGAGCTTTTATATTGGTTTTTAAATAAAATCTCTCCAAATTATGTAGTGTTATGTATTATAACGACTTTTCTTTCTCTTTATTTAATTTTTAAATTTATTAATTATTTGGATAAAAATAATTTTTATTTTATTTTATTTGGATATTTTTCCATATATTATCTTCAATGGAATTTAAGCACAATTAGGCAAGGATTAGCAATTTCAGTTTTTTTATACTCAACAATTTTTCTTTTTGAAAAAAAGTATGAAAAATATTTGTTTTTTGTATTATTAGGAGGATTATTTCATAAAAGTCTATTCTTAGCAATTTTTCTATATCCTATTTTTAAATATAAAATAAAAGATAAATATTTAATAATGATATTTCTTATTTTATTTGTTTTCAAAAGAGAACTTTTTGAAGTGTTAGAATTTTTTATCTTAAAATATAAAATTTCATATAGCAGCTATATTTTAGGCTTTGTAAAAAAGCAATTAATTAACCCAGGAGTTACTAAAACATATATAATAAGAGCTCTTATTTACTTGTTTCTATTTTATTTAAGTAAAAAAAAATCAGCAAAATCAGATTATAAACTATATGTTATTAAAAAAGTAGCTTGCTTTTTAATGATTTCTAATTTTATACTTCAAAGTTATGGAATTGCTATTAGAGCTATTAAACCTTATGAAATTTTTATTATTTTATCATTTTTTTATCTTATTAAGTATTTTACTAGATTTTCATTATTAGTAAAACAAGTTGCTATTATGTTTATTAATATAGGGTATTTCTTTTATTATATAAATGCTGGTCCAATGTATTACCCTTATGAAACAATATTTTCTAAAAAAGATTATGAATATAAATCTGTTAAATTACATCCTATCAAATATTATAAAACAAGGAAAGTATTTGAAGAAGAAGGATATTCACAGGAGGAAATTGATGAATTTTATCGTGAAAGAGGAGTAATAAAATGA
- a CDS encoding SDR family oxidoreductase has protein sequence MIKNLFSLEDKIILITGGNGHLGKAMCHALADYGATLILASRNIEKNKQLCSELTNLYKNQNIALELDLESKQDTTIKIKNLIEKYGRIDILINNSYYGFSGKFHEMDYESWNRGIEGSIGTVFLCTNAVINEMLKNKKGKIINIASMYGINAPNVYELYEGSLCEKYYNPVNYGVGKAGIIQFTKYIAAVYGKEGIISNSISPGPFPNFEIQKNQIFVERLTNKVPLKRIGKPEDLQGAIVFLCSDSSNYVNGHNLVIDGGWTIW, from the coding sequence ATGATAAAAAATTTGTTTTCTTTAGAAGATAAAATTATACTGATTACAGGTGGAAATGGTCATTTAGGAAAAGCAATGTGTCATGCTTTAGCAGACTATGGTGCAACCCTAATACTAGCAAGTAGAAATATTGAAAAAAATAAACAACTTTGCTCTGAATTAACAAATTTGTATAAAAATCAGAATATTGCTTTAGAATTAGATTTAGAATCAAAACAAGATACTACAATTAAAATCAAAAATTTAATAGAAAAATATGGAAGAATTGATATACTAATTAACAATTCATATTATGGATTTAGTGGTAAATTTCATGAGATGGATTATGAAAGTTGGAATAGAGGAATCGAAGGAAGTATAGGAACAGTATTTCTTTGTACAAATGCAGTTATTAATGAAATGCTAAAAAATAAGAAAGGTAAAATTATAAATATAGCTTCTATGTATGGAATAAATGCACCTAATGTATATGAATTGTATGAAGGAAGTTTATGTGAAAAATATTATAATCCTGTAAATTATGGAGTTGGAAAAGCTGGTATAATACAGTTTACAAAATATATAGCAGCAGTATATGGTAAAGAGGGCATAATATCTAATTCTATTTCACCAGGTCCATTTCCAAATTTTGAAATACAGAAAAATCAAATTTTTGTAGAAAGATTAACTAATAAAGTACCTTTAAAAAGAATTGGAAAACCTGAAGATTTACAAGGAGCAATTGTATTTTTATGCTCTGACTCATCTAATTATGTAAATGGACATAATTTAGTTATAGATGGAGGATGGACAATATGGTAA
- a CDS encoding cytidylyltransferase domain-containing protein, whose protein sequence is MYNILEVASCHGGDINYLYSLIEKFRFFNKNENFGIKFQPFKYDLIATKDYSNYSIYKALFFNKNEWKDIIQKAFFTKDIWLDIFDEYSLEILEDNLEKIKGIKFQTSILDNLIIFNRLKNIKTDNLHLILNIAGRNLEDIEKILEKYSNLHFKEVYLEVGFQGYPTSLEDCGVSKISILKKRFENIKIVFADHTDSQTEEATILPILVGFENCDIIEKHIMLDREKTKYDFYSSLTFEQYEKFIEMQKKYFKLKEQDFINKREVEYFKKSVQIPVLNKDKKAGELIDIENDFEFRRTDSLGLNLLEIKKLVSEKYILASDKKKGETITEEDLKKANIAVIIACRLKSSRLKRKALLKIGTLSSIEMCIKNVLKFEDTNSVVLATSITEEDSILKNYTYNKSVIFHQGDPDDVIQRYIDIINKKNYDVIVRVTGDCPYLSKDICKFVLDSHFEKGAEYSNGIGAAIGTNVEIMNSLCLKEIKKYFPRADYSEYMTWYFQNNSEVFKLNYVDLPNKWKRDYRLTLDYQEDLDLFNKVEEYFSKNNINYTIDNLFEFLDKNPEISKINLNMPVRYYVDQELIKTLDRETKIKK, encoded by the coding sequence ATGTATAATATACTTGAAGTAGCTAGTTGCCATGGTGGTGACATAAATTACTTATATTCACTTATAGAGAAATTTAGATTTTTTAATAAAAATGAAAATTTTGGAATAAAATTTCAACCTTTTAAATATGATTTAATTGCAACTAAAGATTATTCAAATTATTCAATATATAAAGCTTTATTTTTTAATAAAAATGAATGGAAAGATATAATTCAAAAAGCTTTTTTTACAAAAGATATATGGTTAGATATTTTTGATGAATATAGTTTAGAAATTTTAGAAGATAACTTGGAAAAGATTAAAGGAATAAAATTTCAAACTTCGATATTAGATAATTTAATTATATTTAATAGACTAAAAAATATAAAAACTGATAATTTGCATCTAATTTTAAATATTGCAGGTAGAAATTTAGAAGATATAGAGAAAATTTTAGAAAAATATTCAAACTTACATTTTAAAGAAGTTTATTTAGAAGTTGGATTTCAAGGTTATCCTACATCTTTAGAAGACTGTGGAGTAAGTAAAATTTCTATTCTAAAGAAAAGATTTGAAAATATAAAAATAGTTTTTGCAGATCATACAGATTCTCAAACTGAAGAAGCGACAATATTGCCAATATTAGTTGGTTTTGAAAATTGTGATATTATTGAGAAACATATTATGTTAGACAGAGAAAAAACAAAATATGATTTTTATTCTAGTTTAACATTTGAACAATATGAAAAATTTATTGAAATGCAAAAAAAATATTTTAAATTAAAAGAGCAAGATTTTATCAATAAAAGAGAAGTTGAATATTTTAAAAAATCTGTTCAAATACCTGTATTAAATAAAGATAAAAAAGCAGGAGAATTGATAGATATAGAAAATGATTTTGAGTTTAGAAGGACAGATTCTTTAGGTTTAAATCTACTTGAAATAAAAAAATTAGTATCTGAAAAATACATTTTAGCTTCAGATAAGAAAAAAGGAGAAACAATAACAGAAGAAGATTTGAAGAAAGCTAATATTGCTGTTATTATTGCATGTCGTTTAAAATCTTCACGTTTAAAAAGAAAAGCCTTATTAAAGATTGGAACTCTTTCTTCAATAGAAATGTGTATAAAAAATGTACTGAAGTTTGAAGATACTAATTCAGTTGTTTTAGCTACATCAATAACAGAAGAAGATTCAATACTAAAAAATTATACATATAATAAATCAGTTATTTTTCATCAAGGAGATCCAGATGATGTTATTCAAAGATATATAGATATTATCAATAAAAAAAATTATGATGTAATAGTTAGAGTGACAGGAGATTGCCCATATCTATCCAAAGACATTTGTAAATTTGTATTAGATAGTCATTTTGAAAAAGGAGCTGAATATTCAAATGGAATAGGAGCTGCAATTGGAACGAATGTAGAAATTATGAATTCTTTATGTTTAAAAGAGATTAAAAAATATTTTCCTAGGGCAGATTATTCAGAATATATGACATGGTATTTTCAAAATAATTCAGAAGTGTTTAAATTAAATTATGTAGATTTACCAAATAAGTGGAAAAGAGATTATCGTTTAACTTTAGATTATCAAGAAGATTTGGATTTATTTAATAAAGTTGAAGAATATTTTTCTAAAAATAATATTAATTATACTATAGATAACTTATTTGAATTTCTTGATAAAAATCCAGAAATAAGTAAAATTAATTTAAATATGCCTGTACGATATTATGTTGACCAAGAGTTAATTAAAACTCTTGATAGGGAAACAAAGATAAAAAAGTAA
- a CDS encoding glycosyltransferase family 2 protein, whose product MKFSVLMTVYVNDNPVYLYKALLSIIKQTLIPTEIVIVKDGIVTDSILKVLEKVKTKHDNVKIISLKENKGQSEALNQGLLNCSYDLVARMDSDDISTKKRFELQIDAFNKDYSIDAVSGTSEDFSSDGKKYGKRELPTGGKKLYQFSKKRSPLNHGAVMYKKEKVLAVGGYKKFIQVQDYILWADMLANNCKFYNLKEILLKVRVDDKYSRKGTKNYIKEEILLQKYLHKKGLINRLVMYMNILMKIGVRIFPKKILFYIYKKVLRS is encoded by the coding sequence ATGAAGTTTTCTGTGCTAATGACAGTATATGTTAATGATAATCCTGTATATTTATACAAAGCACTTCTAAGTATTATAAAACAAACTTTAATACCTACAGAAATAGTAATTGTTAAAGATGGAATAGTTACAGATAGTATTTTAAAAGTCTTGGAGAAAGTAAAAACAAAACATGATAATGTAAAAATTATTTCATTAAAAGAAAACAAAGGACAAAGTGAAGCTCTAAATCAAGGGCTTTTAAATTGTAGTTATGATTTAGTAGCAAGAATGGATTCAGATGATATAAGTACAAAGAAAAGATTTGAATTACAAATTGATGCTTTTAATAAAGATTATTCTATTGATGCAGTTAGTGGAACTAGTGAAGATTTCTCAAGTGATGGAAAGAAATATGGAAAAAGAGAACTTCCTACAGGGGGGAAAAAATTATACCAATTTTCTAAAAAACGTTCTCCTTTAAATCATGGAGCTGTTATGTATAAAAAAGAAAAAGTTTTAGCTGTAGGAGGTTACAAGAAATTTATTCAAGTACAAGATTATATATTATGGGCTGATATGTTGGCAAATAATTGTAAATTTTATAATTTAAAAGAAATACTTTTAAAAGTAAGAGTTGATGATAAATATAGTAGAAAAGGAACTAAAAATTATATAAAAGAAGAAATTTTATTGCAAAAATATCTCCATAAAAAAGGTTTAATAAATAGACTTGTTATGTATATGAATATACTGATGAAAATAGGAGTTAGAATTTTTCCTAAAAAAATTTTATTTTATATATATAAAAAAGTTTTAAGGAGTTAG
- the rfbD gene encoding dTDP-4-dehydrorhamnose reductase, with the protein MKLIFGANGKLGTDFKELFDSIGEKYIATDKDEVDITNGDFLRAYIKTMHQNYKIDTIINCAAYNDVDKAETEKELCYKANAEAPANLAMIASEIGATYITYSTDFVFNGMTTNYLYNESTGYTEEDEAHPLSAYAKAKYEGELLVSQIIENPENTSRIYIVRTSWVFGKGGMNFVEKIIELSKEKDELKVVDDQVSSPTYSKDLAYFSWELIKKGCESGVYHLTNDSIVSKYEEAQYILEKISWKGNLIRAKSEDFNLLAERPKFSKLSCKKIKEKLGVSIPNWKDAIDRYFKENNK; encoded by the coding sequence ATGAAACTGATATTTGGAGCTAATGGTAAGTTAGGTACAGATTTTAAGGAATTATTTGATTCTATTGGTGAAAAGTATATTGCTACGGATAAAGATGAAGTGGATATAACTAATGGAGATTTTTTAAGAGCATATATTAAAACTATGCATCAAAACTATAAGATAGACACAATTATTAACTGTGCAGCCTATAATGATGTTGATAAGGCGGAGACAGAAAAAGAACTATGTTATAAAGCAAATGCAGAAGCACCTGCTAATTTAGCAATGATAGCCTCAGAAATTGGGGCAACATATATAACATATTCAACAGATTTTGTTTTTAATGGAATGACAACTAATTATTTGTATAATGAGAGTACAGGATACACAGAGGAAGATGAAGCTCATCCATTATCAGCTTATGCAAAAGCAAAATATGAAGGAGAGTTATTAGTATCACAAATAATAGAAAATCCTGAAAATACTTCAAGAATATATATAGTGAGAACTTCTTGGGTATTTGGAAAAGGTGGTATGAACTTTGTTGAAAAGATAATAGAACTTTCAAAAGAAAAAGATGAATTAAAAGTGGTGGATGATCAAGTTTCTTCTCCAACTTATTCAAAAGATTTAGCTTATTTTAGTTGGGAACTTATAAAAAAAGGTTGTGAAAGTGGTGTTTATCATTTAACAAATGATAGTATAGTTTCAAAGTATGAAGAAGCTCAATATATTTTAGAAAAGATCTCTTGGAAAGGAAACTTAATAAGAGCTAAAAGTGAAGATTTTAATTTATTAGCAGAAAGACCTAAGTTTAGTAAATTAAGTTGTAAAAAAATTAAGGAAAAGCTAGGAGTTTCGATTCCTAATTGGAAAGATGCAATAGATAGATATTTTAAGGAAAATAATAAATAA
- the pseB gene encoding UDP-N-acetylglucosamine 4,6-dehydratase (inverting) has protein sequence MLNNSTILITGGTGSFGNRFIERILSEYNPKKIIIYSRDEFKQDLMKKNFVMKYGVEKTKKLRFFIGDVRDKERLYRAFDGVDYVIHAAAMKQVPACEYNPFEAIKTNIHGAENVIEAAIDRGVKKVVALSTDKAVNPINLYGGTKLVSDKLFISANAYSGEKGTIFSVVRYGNVAGSRGSVIPFFKQLLSQGKTELPITDIHMTRFWMVLDDAVNLVLKALKESKGGETFVFKNPSFLITELAKALNPNGIIKEVGIREGEKIHEVMITRDDAKYTYDYEDYYVIYPNFEWWNKEKIKSGGKLIPENWDYNSGTNDWWLDAKELEKRIAKLDIKY, from the coding sequence ATGTTAAATAATTCAACAATTTTAATCACAGGAGGAACTGGTTCATTTGGAAATAGGTTTATAGAAAGAATTCTTAGTGAATATAATCCTAAAAAAATAATTATTTATTCACGTGATGAATTTAAACAAGATTTAATGAAGAAAAATTTTGTAATGAAATATGGAGTTGAAAAAACTAAAAAATTAAGATTTTTTATAGGTGATGTAAGAGATAAAGAAAGATTATATAGAGCTTTTGATGGAGTAGACTATGTTATTCATGCTGCAGCTATGAAACAAGTTCCCGCATGTGAATATAATCCTTTTGAAGCAATAAAAACAAATATTCATGGAGCTGAAAATGTAATAGAAGCAGCAATAGACAGAGGAGTAAAAAAGGTAGTAGCCTTGTCGACAGATAAAGCAGTAAATCCAATTAACTTGTATGGTGGAACTAAACTAGTTTCAGATAAGCTTTTTATATCTGCAAATGCATATTCTGGAGAAAAAGGAACTATCTTTTCTGTTGTTAGATATGGAAATGTTGCAGGAAGTAGAGGTTCTGTTATTCCATTTTTTAAACAACTATTATCACAAGGAAAGACAGAATTGCCTATAACAGATATTCATATGACAAGATTTTGGATGGTTTTAGATGATGCTGTTAATCTAGTATTAAAAGCTTTAAAAGAATCAAAAGGTGGAGAAACTTTTGTATTTAAGAATCCTTCTTTTTTAATAACGGAACTTGCAAAAGCTTTAAATCCAAATGGAATTATAAAAGAAGTTGGAATTAGAGAAGGTGAAAAAATCCATGAAGTTATGATCACTAGAGATGATGCAAAATATACTTATGATTATGAAGATTATTATGTGATTTATCCTAATTTTGAATGGTGGAATAAAGAGAAAATAAAGAGTGGTGGAAAATTAATTCCAGAAAATTGGGATTATAATTCAGGAACAAATGACTGGTGGTTAGATGCAAAAGAATTAGAAAAAAGAATTGCTAAGTTAGATATTAAATATTAA
- a CDS encoding aldo/keto reductase, whose translation MNLCLGTVQFGLNYGIEKKRIDANKITEILITALKNKIVMLDTAQNYGNSEKLIGNFEKRDSFKIISKISSSSLNNMNDLEELRNLLQTSLNNLNISSLDGLLLHKPEDLKNSKLLDNLNILKEKGYFLNLGVSVYSPDEANMALGLENIKYIQVPYNILDTRLDKIDFFKKAKSKNKTIFVRSIFLQGVLLKQHNKYPSFLEGLKEFDQFIESEIKKIGCTKLTFLLNFIKNNKKIDYIIVGIDSLENLEEIIEAYNYKGLEDYNYDKLRDKFINIPENLLNPSLWREK comes from the coding sequence ATGAATTTATGCTTAGGAACTGTCCAATTTGGTTTAAATTATGGGATAGAAAAGAAGAGAATAGATGCTAATAAAATAACTGAAATTTTAATAACTGCTTTAAAAAACAAAATTGTCATGTTAGATACAGCTCAAAACTATGGTAATTCAGAAAAATTAATTGGAAATTTTGAAAAAAGAGATTCTTTTAAAATCATATCTAAAATATCATCTAGCTCATTAAATAATATGAATGATTTAGAAGAATTGAGAAATTTATTACAAACTTCATTAAATAACTTAAATATTTCTTCATTAGATGGACTTTTATTGCATAAACCTGAAGATTTAAAAAATAGTAAATTATTAGACAATCTTAATATTTTGAAAGAAAAAGGTTATTTTTTGAATTTAGGTGTTTCTGTTTATTCACCTGATGAAGCTAATATGGCATTGGGACTTGAAAATATTAAATATATTCAAGTCCCCTATAACATATTAGATACTCGGTTAGATAAAATAGACTTTTTTAAAAAGGCAAAGAGTAAAAATAAAACTATATTTGTGAGAAGTATTTTTTTACAAGGAGTTTTATTAAAACAACATAATAAATACCCTAGTTTTTTAGAAGGATTGAAAGAATTTGATCAGTTTATTGAAAGTGAAATAAAAAAAATAGGATGTACTAAATTAACTTTTTTACTTAATTTTATTAAAAATAACAAAAAAATTGATTATATTATAGTAGGAATAGATAGTTTAGAGAATTTAGAAGAGATCATAGAAGCATATAATTATAAAGGATTAGAAGATTATAATTATGATAAATTACGAGATAAATTTATAAATATTCCTGAAAATCTTTTAAATCCTAGTTTATGGAGGGAGAAATGA
- a CDS encoding polysaccharide biosynthesis protein encodes MNSIRKLVKFLIDIFLLNISLAISIFLKYDQIQITDRNINFFIYYNLSFCILYFILKIYNNSWRFSGISEYVALITLSVSTTILSYILRVFLKLSTKSSLYFETFIIFTFLLIVSRFLMFLTRMKGIIKKDLNQENVLIYGAGESGVLLVKESRINPNFPYKIVGFLDDNINKIGGKVYGLRVFGGLDKVQEVVEKKDISKIIISMPSVSQNKVSNILKEINKIEGLSVKILPNVDNLIEEGNLTTQLRNIKLEDLLGRDEVKINTKEVFEFIQDKVIFVTGGGGSIGSELINQIAKYNPKKIINIEINENASYLMELELKRKYPYLDYKTEIASVRDFDKLDMLFNNYKPDILFHAAAHKHVPLMENNPEEAIKNNVFGTRNVAECCLKYKLESVVLISTDKAVNPTNIMGATKRVCEMIFQKYSERSSETKFVAVRFGNVLGSNGSVIPIFSKLIEERKNLTLTHKDIIRYFMTIPEAAQLVIEAATIGKGGEILILDMGEPVKIYDLAKNMIKLSGSTVGIDIVGLRPGEKLFEELLYDINSSEKTSNNKIFITNMENEKVKVDIDDYYTILRDLIKENDIIGMRKTLASIIGTFKGRVE; translated from the coding sequence ATGAATAGTATAAGGAAATTAGTAAAATTTTTAATAGATATATTTTTATTAAATATATCATTAGCTATCTCTATTTTTTTAAAATATGATCAAATACAAATAACAGATAGAAATATAAATTTCTTTATATACTATAATCTTTCTTTTTGTATTCTATATTTTATTTTAAAAATCTATAATAATAGTTGGAGATTTAGTGGAATATCTGAATATGTAGCTTTAATCACTTTAAGTGTATCTACAACAATTTTATCATATATATTAAGAGTTTTTTTAAAACTATCTACAAAAAGTAGTTTATACTTTGAAACTTTTATAATTTTTACATTTTTATTAATAGTTTCAAGATTTTTAATGTTTTTAACTAGAATGAAAGGAATTATAAAAAAAGATTTAAATCAAGAGAATGTACTTATCTATGGGGCTGGAGAATCTGGAGTTCTATTAGTAAAAGAGTCTAGAATAAACCCAAATTTTCCATACAAAATAGTTGGTTTCTTAGATGATAATATAAATAAAATAGGTGGAAAAGTTTATGGTTTAAGAGTTTTTGGAGGTTTAGATAAAGTACAAGAAGTTGTTGAAAAAAAGGATATTTCTAAAATAATTATATCTATGCCATCAGTAAGCCAAAATAAAGTTTCTAATATTTTAAAAGAAATAAATAAAATAGAAGGATTGTCTGTAAAGATATTACCAAATGTGGATAATTTAATAGAAGAAGGAAATTTAACTACTCAACTTAGAAATATAAAATTAGAAGATTTATTAGGTAGAGATGAAGTAAAAATAAATACAAAGGAAGTATTTGAATTTATCCAAGATAAGGTTATATTTGTAACTGGTGGTGGAGGAAGTATTGGCTCTGAACTTATTAACCAAATTGCAAAATATAATCCTAAGAAAATTATTAATATAGAAATTAATGAAAATGCTTCTTATCTTATGGAACTAGAATTAAAAAGAAAATATCCATATTTGGATTACAAAACTGAAATTGCAAGTGTAAGAGATTTTGACAAATTGGATATGTTATTTAATAATTATAAACCAGATATACTGTTCCATGCTGCTGCTCATAAGCATGTGCCACTTATGGAAAATAATCCAGAAGAGGCTATAAAAAATAATGTATTTGGAACTAGAAATGTGGCAGAATGTTGTTTAAAATATAAATTAGAATCAGTAGTTTTAATTTCAACAGATAAAGCTGTCAATCCTACCAATATTATGGGAGCAACAAAAAGAGTTTGTGAAATGATTTTTCAGAAATATTCAGAAAGATCATCAGAAACAAAATTTGTGGCAGTTAGGTTTGGAAATGTTTTAGGAAGTAATGGCTCAGTTATTCCAATATTTTCAAAATTGATAGAAGAAAGAAAAAATCTAACACTTACTCATAAAGATATTATAAGATATTTTATGACTATACCAGAAGCAGCTCAGTTAGTTATAGAGGCAGCCACTATTGGTAAAGGTGGAGAAATTCTGATTTTAGATATGGGAGAGCCAGTTAAAATATATGATTTAGCTAAGAATATGATTAAGTTATCAGGCTCAACTGTTGGGATAGATATAGTTGGTTTAAGACCTGGAGAAAAATTATTTGAAGAACTTCTATATGATATAAATTCATCAGAAAAGACATCTAATAATAAAATTTTTATAACTAATATGGAAAATGAAAAAGTTAAAGTTGATATAGATGATTATTATACAATTCTTAGAGATTTGATTAAAGAAAATGATATTATTGGAATGAGAAAGACTTTAGCTAGTATTATTGGAACTTTTAAAGGGAGAGTGGAATAA